One part of the Tautonia rosea genome encodes these proteins:
- a CDS encoding HTTM domain-containing protein: MGRGLSLAIGAVRDRLRTMSEGWDRFWFSPADPTLLGVLRVLAGLMLLYTHAVWGLALNDFFGPDAWLSVELVRTLQEYQFAYSFWWWIEPDWMWTAYGISILILAMFTVGLCTRVTSVLSLIVAISFAHRTPEALFGLDQINVMLTLYLTIGDAGRAVSIDRWRARRRGIEDVAPSARANLGQRLIQIHMCTIYFFAGVSKLQGLAWWNGEAMWLAFANLEYQSMDMTWLAGHPLLINVATHTTILWEIFFCALIWNRNWRPVMLAGGTAMHLGIGACLGMWTFGLIMLVGCASFLPNERVRQLVEVLATRRSRAVPVSFPIAASPQAASSALLGGPHQTLPIVVTVDYGPHRSANGSQRFQG; encoded by the coding sequence ATGGGACGAGGACTAAGCCTTGCCATCGGGGCCGTGCGTGATCGCCTGCGGACGATGTCCGAAGGCTGGGACCGATTCTGGTTCTCCCCGGCCGACCCGACATTGCTCGGTGTGCTTCGCGTGCTCGCCGGCTTGATGTTGCTCTACACCCACGCCGTCTGGGGCCTGGCTCTCAACGATTTCTTCGGGCCCGACGCCTGGCTGAGCGTCGAACTGGTCCGCACGCTTCAGGAATACCAGTTCGCCTACTCCTTCTGGTGGTGGATCGAACCCGACTGGATGTGGACCGCCTACGGCATCTCGATCCTCATTCTGGCGATGTTCACCGTGGGGCTCTGCACGCGAGTGACCTCGGTCCTCTCCCTGATCGTGGCCATTTCGTTTGCCCACCGAACGCCCGAGGCCCTGTTCGGCCTCGATCAAATCAATGTAATGCTCACGCTGTATCTGACGATCGGCGATGCCGGCCGCGCCGTCTCGATCGACCGCTGGCGAGCCCGTCGCCGAGGGATCGAGGACGTCGCCCCCAGCGCTCGGGCCAACCTGGGGCAGCGTCTCATCCAGATCCACATGTGCACGATTTATTTCTTCGCCGGTGTTTCGAAGCTCCAGGGGCTGGCCTGGTGGAACGGCGAGGCAATGTGGCTTGCCTTCGCGAATCTCGAATATCAGTCGATGGACATGACCTGGCTGGCCGGGCATCCCCTGTTGATCAACGTCGCAACCCACACGACGATCCTCTGGGAAATCTTCTTCTGCGCCTTGATCTGGAATCGAAACTGGCGGCCGGTGATGCTCGCCGGAGGTACGGCGATGCACCTGGGGATCGGTGCCTGTCTGGGCATGTGGACGTTCGGCTTGATCATGCTGGTCGGCTGTGCGTCGTTCCTGCCGAACGAGCGTGTCAGACAGTTGGTCGAGGTCCTGGCGACGCGACGTTCCCGCGCCGTGCCGGTCTCCTTCCCGATCGCCGCGAGCCCTCAGGCCGCCTCGTCGGCGCTACTCGGCGGACCGCACCAGACCCTCCCCATTGTGGTGACGGTCGATTACGGACCGCACCGCTCGGCGAACGGATCGCAACGCTTCCAGGGATGA
- a CDS encoding TIGR03000 domain-containing protein: MISLLRRSAYSVACLGALSLGVPHVALAGLFGHGSHGSSGGSHGSSGGSSGGSSGGSHGGGLFSKHHGSSGGSSGGSSGGSHGGGLFKTSHGSSGGSSGGSSGGSHGGGLFSKHHGSSGGSSGGSIGGLFKKHHGSSGGSSGGSSGGGLTKTSHGSSGGSSGGSHGGGLFSKHHGSSGGSSGGSHGSSGGSSGGYASSGGSYGSTGGYYAAPAAAPIAAPQAAPQYVPVSQNGVLNITVPADAKVYLQDQLMTLTGAERRFVTPPIAEGEIFVTNVRVELERNGEIVTETVEARVNPGEEVNVAVNLDGSVILAGR, translated from the coding sequence ATGATCTCATTGCTTCGCCGATCGGCATACTCAGTGGCTTGCCTGGGAGCCCTTTCGCTTGGTGTCCCTCATGTGGCACTGGCTGGGCTGTTCGGACACGGATCGCACGGGTCCAGCGGTGGATCGCACGGGTCCAGCGGTGGATCGAGCGGCGGGTCCAGCGGTGGTTCGCACGGCGGCGGCCTCTTCTCGAAGCACCACGGCTCCAGCGGCGGGTCGAGCGGTGGATCGAGTGGCGGATCGCACGGGGGCGGTCTGTTCAAGACGAGCCACGGGTCCAGCGGTGGATCGAGCGGCGGGTCCAGCGGTGGTTCGCACGGCGGCGGCCTCTTCTCGAAGCACCACGGCTCTAGCGGTGGGTCGAGCGGCGGGTCCATTGGTGGCCTGTTCAAGAAGCATCACGGCTCTAGCGGCGGGTCGAGCGGTGGCTCCAGCGGTGGTGGCCTGACCAAGACGAGCCACGGATCGAGCGGCGGGTCGAGCGGTGGATCGCACGGTGGTGGCCTCTTCTCGAAGCACCACGGCTCTAGCGGTGGATCGAGCGGCGGATCGCATGGTTCCAGCGGTGGGTCGAGCGGTGGCTACGCTTCAAGCGGCGGATCGTACGGCTCGACCGGCGGATACTACGCCGCTCCGGCCGCAGCTCCGATTGCTGCTCCGCAGGCCGCTCCTCAGTATGTGCCCGTTTCTCAGAACGGCGTGCTGAACATCACGGTTCCGGCCGATGCCAAGGTGTATCTCCAGGATCAGCTGATGACGCTAACCGGTGCTGAGCGTCGGTTCGTCACCCCGCCGATCGCCGAGGGAGAAATTTTCGTCACCAACGTTCGGGTCGAACTCGAACGCAACGGCGAGATCGTCACCGAGACGGTTGAAGCTCGGGTCAACCCGGGTGAAGAGGTCAACGTGGCCGTCAACCTCGACGGCTCGGTCATTCTCGCCGGTCGCTGA
- a CDS encoding serine hydrolase: protein MIRCAPLTTASVVLLLFVCPLLHAQTSLDDRLEPLLQSHQGKVSVAVEHLESGDSYRKDADRPMPTASLIKFPVMVEAYRQAAEDGLDLNQAITLIDDDKVPGSGVLTYHFSEGASFPLRDAIRLMIAYSDNTATNLVADAVGLKATADTMERMGLPNTKLHSKVYRRDTSVFPDRSPEFGLGSTTADEMITLLKQLHARELVSADASEQMYEHMLNCQDDKLFKRFLPSGTKVAHKTGAVSQVRTSAGIIETPGGPVALCVLTSENEDTRWTDDNAAERLIARVAQEVYNHFNRLPEDSQPADNASETIRFGANGPAVEALQRRLNAALDPSPGLSVDGDFGPATQSALIRFQGLRNLPTSGNADPETLAALGTEPLEDPPVPSPEEVNNQVEEQAEPDPIDGPPFVTAKAWAIIDADSGELLGGDNEDTALDMASTTKIMTALVVVRLAEADPSILDEVVTFSERADRTNGSTAGVRAGERLTVRELLYGLMLPSGNDASVALGEHFGARVGPIEDDPHEVDPLPRFVAAMNRLAIELELPDTRFANTHGLTAPGHHASAVDLARLARVALDNELFAEIVSTRRRGCTLFDPDDSPRNVLWNNTNRLLPTEGYDGVKTGTTSAAGACLVARGSRGDDRVITVVLGSTSADARYTDARNLFRWAWTTLGHTADALATEAAAGR from the coding sequence ATGATTCGATGCGCCCCCCTGACGACTGCGAGTGTCGTCCTGCTCCTCTTCGTCTGTCCGCTTCTTCACGCGCAAACATCGCTCGACGATCGCCTGGAACCGTTGCTCCAGTCGCATCAAGGGAAGGTCTCTGTCGCCGTCGAGCATCTGGAGTCGGGCGATTCGTACCGCAAGGACGCCGATCGACCCATGCCGACGGCCAGCCTGATCAAGTTCCCCGTCATGGTCGAAGCCTACCGCCAGGCTGCCGAGGACGGACTCGACCTGAATCAGGCCATCACCCTGATCGACGACGACAAGGTTCCCGGTTCGGGAGTCCTGACGTATCACTTCTCCGAGGGGGCCTCGTTCCCGCTCCGCGACGCGATCCGCTTGATGATCGCCTACTCAGACAATACCGCAACCAACCTCGTCGCCGACGCCGTCGGCCTGAAGGCGACCGCCGACACGATGGAGCGCATGGGACTGCCCAACACCAAGCTTCATTCGAAGGTCTACCGCCGCGATACTTCCGTCTTCCCCGACCGCAGCCCCGAGTTTGGCCTCGGCAGCACCACCGCCGACGAGATGATCACCCTGCTCAAACAGCTTCACGCCCGCGAGCTCGTCAGCGCCGATGCCTCCGAGCAAATGTACGAACACATGCTCAACTGTCAGGATGACAAGCTGTTCAAGCGGTTCCTTCCCTCCGGCACGAAGGTCGCGCACAAGACCGGAGCCGTCAGCCAGGTTCGCACCTCGGCCGGTATCATCGAAACTCCCGGCGGCCCCGTTGCCCTCTGTGTGTTGACCTCCGAGAACGAAGATACCCGCTGGACCGACGACAACGCCGCCGAACGCCTCATCGCCCGCGTCGCCCAGGAGGTTTACAACCACTTCAACCGCTTGCCCGAAGACTCTCAACCCGCTGACAACGCTTCCGAGACAATCCGCTTCGGGGCCAACGGGCCGGCCGTCGAGGCGCTCCAGCGACGGCTCAATGCCGCGCTCGATCCTTCGCCCGGCCTCTCAGTCGATGGTGATTTCGGCCCAGCCACCCAGTCGGCCCTCATCCGCTTTCAAGGCCTTCGGAACCTGCCCACCAGCGGCAATGCCGACCCGGAAACGCTCGCTGCCCTCGGTACCGAACCCCTCGAAGACCCGCCCGTTCCCTCTCCTGAGGAGGTCAACAACCAGGTCGAGGAACAGGCCGAGCCCGACCCGATCGACGGGCCTCCCTTCGTCACCGCCAAGGCCTGGGCCATCATCGACGCCGACTCTGGCGAACTGCTCGGCGGCGACAATGAAGACACGGCACTCGACATGGCCAGTACGACCAAGATCATGACCGCCCTGGTCGTCGTCCGCCTGGCTGAAGCCGACCCGAGCATCCTCGACGAGGTCGTCACCTTCTCCGAGCGCGCCGACCGCACCAACGGCTCGACCGCTGGCGTTCGGGCTGGTGAGCGCCTGACGGTCCGTGAACTGCTCTACGGCCTGATGCTCCCTTCTGGCAACGACGCCTCCGTCGCGCTTGGCGAGCACTTCGGCGCCCGAGTCGGCCCGATCGAAGACGACCCGCACGAGGTCGACCCGCTCCCTCGTTTCGTCGCCGCCATGAACCGCCTGGCCATTGAGCTGGAGTTACCCGACACCCGCTTCGCCAACACGCACGGCCTGACGGCTCCCGGACACCACGCCAGTGCCGTCGATCTCGCCCGCCTGGCTCGGGTCGCCCTGGATAACGAGCTTTTCGCCGAGATCGTTTCCACCCGCCGCCGCGGCTGCACCCTGTTCGACCCCGACGACTCGCCGCGCAACGTCCTCTGGAACAACACCAATCGGCTCTTGCCGACCGAGGGCTACGACGGCGTGAAGACAGGCACCACCAGCGCCGCCGGTGCCTGTCTCGTCGCCCGAGGATCGCGAGGCGACGACCGGGTCATCACCGTCGTCCTCGGCAGCACCTCCGCCGACGCCCGCTACACCGACGCCCGCAACCTGTTCCGATGGGCCTGGACCACCCTCGGCCACACCGCCGACGCCCTCGCGACCGAGGCCGCCGCCGGCCGTTGA
- the asnB gene encoding asparagine synthase (glutamine-hydrolyzing), translating into MCGIAGAVDLTGARRTFPLDRAVSMTRAIEHRGPDAEGIHREPGVFLGARRLSIVDLNGGFQPMANEDGSIWVAFNGELYDDDQLRRDLIAQGHRLHSRCDTEVWVHLFEDYGDGAFRAAKGQFAVSLWDRNHRTIHLARDRVGICPLFYAERDGWLLWGSEIKALLASGLVDPIPDPKGLDSFFNTFSASIRRTCFRDVHLLPPGHFLRVDAESGRKHVVSYWDLEFPDAGEERREENVEGLIEEFEGLIRNAVRRRLRGDVPVVSYISGGLDSAIVLGVAGQERGTPLPSFSVALDRAGPDERTKASEAAAGVGSPLTLVEMSKSRIAETYPELIVAAEMPVMDTACATLLRLAQAVHRDGYKVALTGEGADEAMAGYPWHRMHAMRDRFKARWGETLPRIGREWFLNRISTDPRARNPRFPVRGARVAQQELYDMLGQSRARVYSESMWSSIDGYSAYGEDMGITHDRFEHWHPLHQSLYLGYKVMLPGLLLAGKGDRVAMNASVETRYPLLDEDVTAFCAALAPEYKLRGKTDKWLLRQVARRVLPSPIGEKTASRPKEMFRASLSRTFLGPHRPGWVDQLLSPESLGRTGFFDAEAVAAEVARRRWFPRVTPRQGGMDLSLTMVIATQLWHHTYCGGGLCDLPTWSAPTVSRADLSIPDASAFAPHTATAASA; encoded by the coding sequence ATGTGTGGCATCGCTGGCGCAGTGGATCTGACCGGAGCCCGTCGAACCTTCCCCCTCGATCGGGCCGTGTCCATGACCCGGGCGATCGAGCACCGGGGGCCGGACGCGGAAGGGATTCACCGCGAACCGGGAGTGTTCCTGGGGGCCAGGCGGTTGTCGATCGTCGACCTCAACGGCGGCTTTCAGCCGATGGCGAACGAGGACGGCTCGATCTGGGTCGCCTTCAACGGCGAATTATATGACGACGACCAGTTGAGGCGCGACCTGATCGCCCAGGGGCACCGGCTCCACTCGCGATGCGACACGGAAGTCTGGGTCCATCTGTTCGAGGACTACGGCGACGGGGCCTTCCGCGCCGCCAAGGGGCAGTTTGCCGTCTCGCTCTGGGATCGCAACCACCGGACGATCCACCTGGCCCGCGACCGCGTGGGCATCTGCCCGTTGTTCTATGCCGAGCGGGACGGCTGGCTGCTGTGGGGCTCGGAGATCAAGGCCCTGCTGGCGTCGGGTCTCGTGGACCCAATTCCCGACCCGAAAGGGCTCGACTCGTTCTTCAACACCTTCTCGGCGAGCATTCGCCGGACCTGCTTCCGAGACGTTCATCTGCTGCCGCCGGGGCATTTCTTGCGGGTGGATGCAGAATCGGGGCGGAAGCACGTTGTCAGCTACTGGGACCTGGAATTCCCGGATGCAGGGGAGGAGCGTCGGGAGGAGAACGTCGAGGGATTGATCGAGGAGTTCGAGGGCTTGATCCGCAACGCCGTCCGCCGTCGATTGCGCGGGGATGTGCCGGTGGTCAGCTACATCAGCGGGGGGCTCGATTCTGCGATCGTGCTTGGTGTGGCCGGTCAGGAGCGGGGAACCCCCCTGCCCTCGTTCTCGGTGGCGCTCGATCGGGCCGGGCCGGACGAACGGACGAAGGCGAGCGAGGCAGCGGCCGGAGTGGGATCACCTTTGACGCTCGTGGAAATGTCCAAGTCTCGGATCGCTGAGACGTATCCTGAGTTGATCGTCGCCGCTGAGATGCCGGTGATGGATACGGCGTGTGCGACCTTGCTTCGGCTGGCGCAAGCGGTGCATCGCGACGGCTACAAGGTCGCCCTGACAGGGGAAGGGGCCGATGAGGCGATGGCCGGCTATCCGTGGCACCGAATGCACGCCATGCGTGATCGCTTCAAGGCCCGATGGGGGGAAACGCTTCCCCGGATCGGCCGGGAATGGTTCCTCAACCGTATCTCGACCGACCCAAGAGCGCGCAACCCAAGGTTCCCGGTCCGAGGGGCGCGCGTCGCGCAGCAAGAGCTGTACGACATGCTCGGGCAATCACGGGCTCGCGTGTATTCGGAGTCGATGTGGTCATCGATCGATGGATACAGCGCCTATGGCGAGGACATGGGGATCACCCACGATCGCTTTGAGCACTGGCACCCGCTGCATCAATCGCTGTACCTCGGCTACAAGGTGATGCTGCCGGGGCTCTTGCTGGCCGGCAAGGGGGACCGGGTGGCGATGAACGCCTCGGTCGAGACGCGGTATCCGCTGCTCGACGAGGACGTGACCGCCTTCTGTGCCGCGCTGGCTCCGGAATACAAGCTGCGAGGGAAAACGGATAAGTGGCTGCTCCGCCAGGTCGCCCGTCGTGTCTTGCCGAGCCCGATCGGCGAGAAAACGGCGAGCCGACCGAAGGAGATGTTCCGGGCCAGCCTCTCGCGGACCTTCCTCGGCCCGCACCGGCCGGGATGGGTCGATCAGTTGCTCAGCCCCGAGTCACTCGGCCGCACCGGCTTCTTCGACGCCGAGGCTGTGGCGGCGGAAGTCGCCCGACGCCGCTGGTTCCCCCGAGTCACCCCGAGGCAAGGGGGAATGGACCTGAGCCTGACGATGGTCATTGCCACGCAGCTCTGGCATCACACCTATTGTGGCGGCGGACTCTGCGACCTGCCGACGTGGTCGGCTCCGACCGTCAGTCGCGCGGATCTGTCGATTCCTGATGCCTCGGCCTTCGCTCCCCACACGGCGACGGCGGCCAGCGCCTGA
- a CDS encoding cytochrome c peroxidase, whose product MNPWRSESIGAFALIAPFLLLIPPASGTGNPRPHEPSDRSTAAPELRWREPVAMAVSFDGSWLYVANRGSGTISVIDTQRCVVVTEEPVGAALADLAATPDGRFLLTVDEEHDQTVLLRVEGPELSVIARVAVADTPVGVAIEPDGSRVFVASLWSRTVTILEVGEADRPLRVVHTVPLPFEARNVLAIGDGQAVVADAFGGHLAVVDGNVGALASVRELPGHNIRGMVQSIEGDRILITHQVLNRSARTDMNDIHWAGFIGSMLRTIPRAALLDPNADLHAASTRQHLSDVGDGAGDPNGVLAIPGGRIAVALGGLNRVAFGPEGSSIGQRVAVGRRPVAMVRLSEDDRVAVANAFDDSVSIVTLAYGAKPVSISLGPTPEPDPVRRGRLRFYDARLSHDGWMSCHSCHTDGHANGQMADTLGDDSYGTPKRTLSLLGVGETKPWAWDGGIEVLGDQIKKSVSSSMRGYPLYDDEAEEIEAYLRSLGPPPALTAPEHPSYDAEAVARGANLFRAMRCDRCHTPPVYTSAEVYDVGLSDEQGQTAFNPPSLRGVGRRPMFFHDGQANTLTDVFNHHQHQLEEPLGEEDLADLITFLNSL is encoded by the coding sequence ATGAACCCTTGGCGATCCGAGTCGATCGGGGCATTTGCCCTGATCGCGCCCTTCCTCCTTCTCATCCCGCCTGCATCTGGCACGGGGAATCCGCGGCCGCACGAGCCGTCTGATCGCTCGACCGCAGCTCCGGAGCTTCGCTGGCGAGAGCCGGTCGCGATGGCCGTTTCCTTCGATGGATCGTGGCTTTACGTAGCGAATCGGGGGAGCGGGACGATCTCGGTCATCGACACGCAACGGTGTGTGGTCGTGACGGAGGAGCCGGTGGGGGCGGCCCTTGCCGACCTGGCGGCGACGCCGGATGGGCGGTTCTTGCTGACGGTCGATGAGGAGCATGACCAGACCGTCTTGTTGAGGGTGGAGGGGCCAGAGCTTTCGGTCATCGCTCGGGTGGCGGTTGCCGACACACCGGTGGGCGTAGCAATCGAACCGGACGGCTCTAGGGTGTTTGTCGCGTCGCTCTGGTCGAGAACGGTGACGATCCTTGAGGTGGGTGAGGCTGATCGGCCGTTGCGCGTAGTTCACACGGTCCCGTTGCCATTCGAAGCAAGGAACGTGCTGGCGATCGGTGACGGTCAGGCGGTCGTGGCCGATGCGTTCGGCGGACACCTGGCGGTGGTGGACGGGAATGTCGGTGCGCTCGCTTCGGTCCGGGAACTCCCCGGGCACAACATCCGAGGAATGGTGCAAAGCATCGAGGGAGATCGAATCCTGATCACCCATCAGGTATTGAATCGATCGGCGCGCACCGACATGAATGATATTCACTGGGCCGGATTTATTGGCAGCATGCTGCGAACGATTCCAAGAGCGGCCCTGCTCGACCCCAACGCCGACCTGCACGCGGCGAGCACCCGTCAGCACCTGAGCGATGTGGGGGACGGTGCGGGGGACCCGAACGGGGTGCTGGCGATTCCCGGAGGTCGGATCGCAGTGGCCCTGGGCGGCCTGAACCGGGTGGCGTTCGGCCCTGAAGGAAGCTCGATCGGGCAGCGGGTCGCGGTCGGTCGTCGGCCGGTAGCGATGGTCCGGCTTTCGGAGGACGATCGGGTTGCGGTGGCCAATGCGTTCGACGATTCGGTTTCGATCGTTACGCTGGCGTATGGCGCGAAGCCGGTCTCGATCTCTCTCGGCCCGACCCCCGAGCCCGACCCGGTGCGCCGGGGTCGGTTGCGGTTTTACGATGCGAGGCTTTCGCACGACGGCTGGATGAGCTGCCATAGTTGCCACACCGACGGCCATGCGAACGGTCAGATGGCCGACACGCTCGGGGATGATTCGTACGGGACGCCGAAGCGCACTCTCTCATTGCTCGGCGTCGGAGAGACAAAGCCCTGGGCCTGGGACGGGGGAATCGAGGTTCTTGGTGATCAAATCAAGAAGTCGGTTTCCTCAAGCATGAGGGGATATCCTCTCTATGACGACGAGGCGGAGGAGATCGAAGCCTATCTTCGGTCGCTCGGGCCTCCCCCTGCCCTGACCGCTCCGGAGCACCCGTCGTACGACGCCGAGGCGGTTGCGCGTGGGGCGAATCTGTTCCGAGCGATGCGATGCGACCGCTGCCACACGCCGCCGGTCTACACCTCGGCCGAGGTGTACGACGTGGGCCTGAGCGACGAGCAAGGCCAGACCGCGTTCAACCCGCCGTCGCTGCGGGGGGTTGGTCGACGGCCGATGTTCTTTCATGACGGACAGGCGAACACGCTCACGGACGTCTTCAACCATCACCAGCATCAGCTTGAGGAACCGCTCGGAGAGGAAGACCTGGCGGATCTGATTACATTTTTGAACAGTCTGTAA
- a CDS encoding acyl-CoA thioesterase has protein sequence METSIEIIVRPTEIDVNGHVNNGKYVDYLEWGREDWYEQHGLDYDTLLSLGAITVTVNLSLNFRKECRQGERLTIVTRPERLGRTSFALRQEIRKPDGEIAADAVVTLVTIDPESRTSRPVPAPLAEPFTT, from the coding sequence ATGGAAACCTCGATCGAGATCATCGTTCGCCCGACGGAAATCGACGTGAATGGACATGTCAATAACGGCAAGTACGTCGACTATCTTGAGTGGGGCCGGGAAGACTGGTATGAGCAGCACGGGCTCGACTACGACACCCTGTTGTCCCTCGGGGCGATCACGGTCACAGTCAATCTGAGCCTCAACTTTCGCAAGGAGTGCCGCCAGGGGGAGCGGCTGACCATCGTCACCCGCCCCGAGCGGCTCGGCCGGACCAGCTTCGCGCTTCGGCAGGAAATTCGGAAGCCGGACGGCGAGATCGCCGCCGATGCCGTCGTGACGCTGGTGACCATCGACCCCGAATCCCGCACCAGCCGCCCCGTTCCGGCCCCCCTCGCCGAACCGTTCACCACCTGA
- a CDS encoding amidase — protein sequence MTHRNCGELAGDDVQAEADRPEGMHRRAVLKALGALGIGSVTFHRALAAGVGEGVMVTPELIAQAEWISGLELNDDERASISSALMRALSDFRQLRAVPVDYDVPPALTFLPDPDLRPAAEIRRNQAEPSDWHALERPASDEDLAFLPVTELASLIRSRKVSSIELTELYLDRLKRFDPMLKCVVTLTEETAREQAKRADAELAAGQYRGPLHGVPWGAKDLMAYPGYPTSWGAPPFKDQELDTKATVAARLEEAGAVMVAKLSLGALAMGDRWFGGRTNSPWDPRRGSSGSSAGSASAAAAGLVGFAIGSETLGSIVSPCRACGASGLRPTFGRVSRHGCMTLSWTMDKVGPIARSLEDCALILDAIHGTDGFDAGAVDQPFDWPPKVSLPKLRVGFFDDPERPADDRPELAILRELGVSLVPISLPDQYPTSSITLMLGTEAATVFDGLTRARITEGLNSWPITFRRGQFIPAVEYLRAARVRTLLMRAMADLMKTVDLYVCDADDLALTNLTGHPTAVLPFGMKEIDGRDGPGSITFTGRLYDETTLLAVASAFQLRSGDHLRRPPLEQFLAEFSPEDEDS from the coding sequence ATGACGCACAGAAATTGCGGTGAACTGGCCGGGGATGACGTTCAAGCTGAGGCTGATCGGCCTGAAGGAATGCATCGCCGGGCGGTCTTGAAGGCGCTGGGGGCCTTGGGAATCGGCTCGGTGACGTTTCACCGAGCGTTGGCGGCCGGGGTGGGCGAGGGAGTGATGGTGACTCCCGAACTGATCGCCCAGGCCGAGTGGATCTCCGGCCTGGAACTGAACGACGATGAGCGGGCGAGCATCTCCAGTGCCCTGATGCGCGCGCTGTCCGATTTTCGGCAATTACGAGCCGTGCCGGTCGACTACGATGTGCCCCCTGCCCTGACGTTCCTGCCCGACCCGGACCTGCGGCCCGCGGCCGAAATTCGCCGCAATCAGGCCGAGCCGAGCGACTGGCACGCGCTGGAGCGTCCGGCCTCGGACGAGGACCTGGCGTTCCTCCCCGTGACCGAGCTGGCAAGCTTGATCCGGTCGCGGAAGGTTTCGTCGATCGAACTGACTGAGCTGTATCTTGACCGGCTCAAGCGGTTCGACCCGATGCTCAAGTGTGTTGTCACGCTGACCGAGGAAACCGCCCGGGAACAGGCGAAGCGCGCTGATGCAGAGCTGGCCGCCGGGCAGTACCGAGGCCCCTTGCACGGCGTTCCCTGGGGGGCCAAGGATTTGATGGCCTATCCCGGCTACCCGACGAGTTGGGGAGCGCCGCCGTTCAAGGATCAAGAGCTCGACACCAAGGCCACCGTGGCCGCCCGCTTGGAGGAGGCGGGAGCAGTGATGGTGGCCAAGCTCTCGCTCGGAGCGCTGGCAATGGGGGATCGCTGGTTTGGCGGTCGGACCAACAGCCCCTGGGACCCGAGGCGCGGATCGAGCGGCTCGTCGGCCGGGTCGGCCTCTGCCGCGGCAGCTGGGCTGGTCGGTTTCGCGATTGGCAGCGAGACCCTCGGCAGCATTGTTTCGCCGTGTCGCGCCTGCGGTGCCTCGGGCCTGCGGCCGACGTTCGGCAGGGTGAGCCGACACGGCTGCATGACCTTATCATGGACGATGGACAAGGTCGGCCCGATTGCCCGATCGCTGGAAGATTGCGCCTTGATCCTCGACGCGATCCACGGCACCGACGGGTTCGACGCGGGGGCCGTGGATCAGCCGTTCGACTGGCCTCCGAAGGTCAGTCTGCCGAAGCTGCGGGTTGGTTTCTTCGACGATCCCGAGCGCCCGGCCGATGATCGACCGGAGTTGGCGATCTTGCGCGAGCTGGGCGTGAGCCTCGTTCCCATCAGCTTGCCTGACCAGTACCCGACGTCGAGCATCACCCTGATGCTCGGTACTGAAGCGGCCACGGTGTTCGATGGCCTGACTCGGGCAAGGATTACCGAGGGGCTCAATAGCTGGCCAATCACCTTCCGACGCGGGCAGTTCATCCCGGCGGTTGAGTACCTTCGGGCCGCTCGGGTCCGTACTCTGCTCATGCGAGCGATGGCCGATCTCATGAAGACGGTCGATCTATACGTTTGCGACGCCGACGACCTGGCCCTGACCAATTTGACCGGCCACCCGACGGCTGTCCTCCCGTTCGGCATGAAGGAGATCGACGGTCGGGACGGTCCCGGCTCGATCACCTTCACCGGACGGCTCTACGACGAGACGACCCTGCTGGCCGTGGCCTCCGCCTTCCAACTCCGCTCGGGAGACCACCTGCGACGGCCCCCTCTGGAACAGTTTCTTGCCGAGTTCTCCCCGGAAGACGAGGATTCTTGA